In Elaeis guineensis isolate ETL-2024a chromosome 1, EG11, whole genome shotgun sequence, a genomic segment contains:
- the LOC105037139 gene encoding uncharacterized protein isoform X1, with product MGNIVGSFVSGFIKVVGDLLGAPLDFLSGKSCGSVCGSTWDLVCYIENFCIANLLKMLAVLVLLYIVLLFFYLLYKIGICHCIGKGTCKMLWACLTSCFSICKYVCMSLWFKSKNLKRMNEEHLRDIDDYYDSTTSNDDLEDTISYTHKPRSLEFRKLFSQRSRERRRIHLERSLRPRSHRIRVGISYMDSNERDPRKHHRHADALHNIKVTHTSKFVQKGNPKRIHYRKW from the exons ATGGGGAACATTGTTGGTTCATTTGTTTCAGGCTTTATTAAAGTTGTCGGTGACTTGCTTGGAGCTCCATTAGATTTTCTTTCTGGAAAATCTTGCGG ctCAGTATGTGGTTCAACATGGGATTTAGTTTGTTACATCGAGAATTTCTGCATTGCCAATCTTTTGAAGATGCTTGCTGTCTTAGTCCTCCTTTATATTG TACTATTGTTCTTCTACCTTCTATACAAAATTGGTATCTGTCACTGCATTGGTAAGGGTACGTGCAAGATGCTATGGGCATGTTTGACATCATGCTTCTCGATCTGCAAGTATGTATGCATGTCTTTATGGTTTAAGTCCAAGAATTTGAAAAGAATGAATGAGGAGCACCTAAGAGATATCGATGACTACTATGATTCCACTACAAGCAATGATGACTTGGAAGATACAATATCATATACGCATAAACCAAGGTCGTTAGAGTTTCGAAAATTATTCTCTCAAAGATCAAGAGAACGCAGAAGGATTCACTTGGAGAGGTCTCTAAGGCCAAGGAGTCACCGAATAAGAGTCGGGATTAGCTACATGGATTCGAATGAGAGAGACCCAAGAAAGCATCATAGGCATGCAGATGCACTCCATAACATTAAGGTTACTCACACATCCAAATTTGTGCAGAAAGGCAATCCAAAACGTATTCACTATAGGAAGTGGTGA
- the LOC105037130 gene encoding uncharacterized protein yields MGNPMDFYFKVLEIPKDSSPQEIRAAYRALIKKWHPDKHPASSKPQAEAKFKAITQAYEALNVQEDSRAMFGFCNAVGGGGAGGGSNSGWEAARPSPLRRQRSQELFPQSGSGRDSKDMHYSMGASSPVGRPTFSVPACRKPPPVEHKLECTLEELFRGCKKEVTFTRDVVTKNGLIVHQEERHTIKVKPGWKKGTKITFEGMGDQRQGCVPADVVILISERKHPIFKRVGNDLVLKVEVPLVNALTGWTFSFPLLSGEKMSCSFHDEIIYPGYEKVIKGQGMPLVHEKGIRGDLRIKFHIIFPMKLSNEQRSSIGELLNDCT; encoded by the exons ATGGGCAACCCCATGGACTTCTACTTTAAGGTGCTGGAAATCCCCAAGGACTCCTCCCCCCAAGAAATCCGCGCCGCCTACAGAGCCCTCATCAAGAAGTGGCACCCCGACAAGCACCCCGCTTCCTCCAAGCCCCAAGCCGAGGCCAAGTTCAAAGCCATCACCCAAGCCtatgag GCTCTTAATGTTCAGGAGGACAGCAGAGCCATGTTTGGGTTCTGCAACGCCGTCGGGGGCGGCGGCGCGGGAGGGGGGTCGAACAGTGGCTGGGAAGCGGCGAGACCGTCGCCGCTGCGGAGGCAACGGAGCCAGGAGTTATTCCCTCAGAGCGGCTCAGGGAGGGATTCCAAGGACATGCACTACTCCATGGGCGCCAGCAGCCCAGTGGGGAGGCCGACGTTCTCGGTGCCGGCTTGCCGTAAGCCCCCGCCGGTGGAGCACAAGCTCGAGTGCACGCTCGAGGAGCTCTTCCGTGGCTGCAAGAAGGAGGTCACGTTCACCAGGGACGTTGTCACCAAGAACGG GTTAATTGTTCATCAGGAGGAGAGACACACAATTAAGGTGAAGCCAGGATGGAAGAAAGGGACCAAAATCACATTTGAAGGGATGGGGGACCAGCGACAAGGATGCGTCCCTGCCGATGTTGTCATCTTGATATCAGAGAGGAAGCACCCCATTTTCAAGAGAGTAGGTAATGACTTGGTGCTCAAAGTAGAGGTCCCCTTGGTGAACGCCCTCACTGGTTGGACCTTCTCTTTTCCACTCTTGAGTGGAGAGAAGATGAGCTGTTCCTTCCATGATGAGATAATCTATCCAGGATATGAGAAAGTCATTAAAGGCCAAGGCATgcctcttgtgcatgagaaggggATCAGAGGGGATTTGCGAATAAAATTCCACATCATCTTCCCCATGAAACTAAGCAACGAGCAGCGCTCGAGCATTGGGGAGCTTCTGAATGATTGCACTTGA